A single region of the Austwickia chelonae genome encodes:
- a CDS encoding alpha/beta hydrolase produces MTTTRASQELSSEQLAARRAPCYDPELAPLAAQGSVDEHSLRPEDIPRLRMLSDQWRPEPESLRRSGHVWPEERLVPACGDHPEVPVVILWPTTPYTGPRPVVLACHGGGMVTGTAYSGTPALARWVERLGVVVVSVGYRLAPEYRHPAALEDVTAVWSWMHEHADDLGISRSRSGVFGVSAGACLAASFSLQVRDLGLPPPGCQILQDAMLDDRHHRPSTFEHMDSGVWDRVSSCTAWESYLGSGAPRDEISFYAAPGRAVDRPEVLRGLPPTFLDVGTEDLFRDDVLAFGTALIGAGVPTEMHLWAGGWHGFSEMAPHTRLAQDANETRTRFLARRLAAIGV; encoded by the coding sequence ATGACGACCACGCGGGCATCACAGGAACTCAGCTCCGAACAGTTGGCTGCCCGGCGCGCCCCGTGTTACGACCCTGAGCTGGCACCCTTGGCCGCTCAAGGATCGGTCGACGAACACAGCCTCCGTCCTGAGGACATCCCGCGTCTACGCATGCTGAGCGATCAATGGCGTCCTGAACCGGAGAGTCTTCGACGTTCCGGACATGTGTGGCCGGAAGAACGACTTGTCCCAGCCTGTGGAGATCACCCTGAAGTCCCTGTCGTCATTCTCTGGCCGACGACCCCGTACACCGGCCCCAGACCGGTGGTCCTGGCATGTCACGGTGGAGGCATGGTCACCGGCACCGCTTACAGCGGAACTCCGGCGCTTGCCCGATGGGTCGAGCGGCTCGGCGTGGTCGTGGTCTCCGTCGGATACCGGCTGGCGCCTGAGTATCGCCACCCGGCCGCATTGGAAGATGTGACCGCTGTCTGGTCATGGATGCACGAACATGCCGACGACCTCGGCATCAGCCGTTCTCGTTCCGGTGTCTTCGGGGTGAGCGCTGGTGCCTGCCTAGCGGCCTCCTTCTCGCTACAGGTTCGGGACTTGGGTCTTCCACCACCCGGATGCCAAATCTTGCAAGATGCGATGCTGGACGATCGGCATCATCGACCGTCCACCTTCGAACACATGGACTCCGGAGTTTGGGACCGAGTGAGCTCATGTACGGCGTGGGAGTCCTACCTCGGGTCGGGAGCACCCCGCGACGAGATCTCCTTTTATGCGGCACCAGGCAGGGCTGTAGACCGACCCGAGGTTCTCCGGGGGCTCCCTCCCACTTTTCTCGATGTCGGTACTGAAGACCTCTTCCGGGATGACGTCCTGGCTTTTGGAACCGCCCTCATCGGAGCGGGTGTCCCCACCGAGATGCACCTATGGGCCGGCGGTTGGCACGGATTCTCCGAGATGGCTCCGCACACGAGGCTGGCTCAGGACGCCAATGAGACACGTACCCGTTTCCTCGCCCGCCGATTGGCAGCCATCGGAGTGTGA
- a CDS encoding formate--tetrahydrofolate ligase has translation MSTSLPSDLEIARRTTLAPLGQIALDAGIAADHLEPYGNAVAKIADTAVNAMSDQPRAKYVVVTAITPTPLGEGKTTTAVGLAQGFKHLGKRATLALRQPSMGPTFGIKGGAAGAGYSQVVPMETLNLHLTGDFHAITAAHNMLSAMLDNHLHHGNELGIDPRRISWRRVVDINDRSLRNVVLGLGARIDGVPRQSGFDITAASEVGVALALATSLQDLRRRLGRIVVGYTFCGDPVTAEDLKAAGAMTVIMREAIKPNLMQTIEHTPVLIHAGPFGNIATGNSSIIADLVGIRMGDYLITEAGFGSDMGAERFFNVKCRESGLQPDAAVLVVTVRALKTHSGRYKVSAGKPLPPAMLQENPDDVRAGADNLRKHLQILSGFGISPVVAINVFPDDHESEHEVIREIAREAGARVATSTHVVDGGVGAVALAQAVTAACDEPHDFRYTYELDAPLKDKLTAVATKVYGADHVAYAPEAEKHLAEFERLGYGNMPVVMAKTHLSISHDPTLRGAPTGWTLPVREVRLAAGAGYVYAICGEMRTMPGLSKSPAAERIDIDADGQVVGLF, from the coding sequence GTGAGCACATCACTGCCTTCAGACCTGGAAATAGCGCGACGAACCACTCTGGCTCCACTCGGTCAGATCGCTCTGGACGCAGGCATCGCCGCCGATCATCTGGAACCCTACGGAAACGCCGTGGCCAAGATCGCCGACACCGCCGTCAACGCCATGTCAGATCAGCCACGAGCTAAATATGTGGTCGTGACCGCCATCACCCCGACACCGCTCGGAGAGGGTAAGACCACCACCGCCGTCGGCCTGGCTCAAGGCTTCAAACACTTGGGCAAACGCGCCACCCTCGCATTGCGTCAACCCTCCATGGGACCGACTTTCGGGATCAAGGGAGGGGCCGCCGGCGCAGGGTACAGCCAGGTCGTCCCCATGGAAACGCTGAACCTGCATCTCACCGGAGACTTCCACGCCATTACAGCAGCACACAACATGCTGTCCGCGATGCTCGACAACCACCTGCACCACGGAAATGAACTCGGCATCGACCCCCGCCGAATCTCTTGGCGGCGCGTCGTCGACATCAACGATCGTTCCCTCCGTAACGTCGTCCTCGGGCTCGGTGCCCGGATCGACGGTGTCCCCAGACAGTCCGGTTTCGATATCACTGCTGCTTCCGAGGTCGGTGTCGCACTCGCACTCGCGACATCACTTCAGGACCTGCGCCGCAGGCTCGGGCGGATCGTGGTGGGATACACCTTCTGTGGTGACCCGGTCACCGCCGAAGACCTCAAAGCCGCCGGGGCCATGACCGTGATCATGCGCGAGGCCATCAAGCCGAATCTCATGCAGACCATCGAACACACACCGGTGCTGATCCATGCCGGACCTTTCGGCAATATCGCTACCGGCAACAGCTCGATCATCGCTGACCTCGTCGGGATCCGGATGGGTGACTACTTGATCACCGAAGCCGGGTTCGGTTCCGACATGGGTGCCGAGCGCTTCTTCAACGTCAAATGCCGCGAATCTGGGCTACAACCCGACGCCGCCGTCCTCGTGGTGACCGTACGAGCATTGAAGACCCACTCCGGCCGTTACAAGGTGTCTGCGGGTAAACCGCTGCCGCCGGCCATGCTCCAGGAGAACCCCGACGACGTCCGGGCCGGAGCCGACAACCTCCGCAAACATCTGCAGATCCTCTCCGGGTTCGGTATTTCCCCCGTCGTGGCCATCAACGTGTTCCCGGACGACCACGAGAGCGAACACGAAGTGATCCGTGAAATCGCGAGGGAAGCCGGCGCACGGGTCGCCACCAGCACCCATGTCGTCGATGGCGGCGTAGGAGCAGTCGCCCTCGCTCAAGCCGTCACGGCCGCCTGTGACGAACCTCATGACTTCCGCTACACCTACGAACTCGATGCTCCGTTGAAGGACAAGCTCACAGCGGTGGCTACGAAGGTGTACGGCGCAGACCACGTCGCCTACGCGCCGGAGGCGGAGAAGCACCTTGCCGAGTTCGAACGGCTTGGTTACGGCAACATGCCTGTCGTGATGGCGAAGACCCACCTGTCCATCTCCCACGATCCGACGTTGCGTGGCGCACCCACAGGATGGACACTCCCCGTCCGGGAGGTCCGACTCGCCGCAGGAGCAGGCTACGTCTACGCCATCTGCGGAGAAATGCGGACCATGCCGGGGCTCTCCAAGAGCCCCGCAGCCGAGCGCATCGACATCGACGCGGACGGCCAGGTCGTCGGTTTGTTCTGA
- a CDS encoding class I SAM-dependent methyltransferase — MTTDDRQLDGFSLQDAGYGPAGQAESIAGNRQWWDSEAAGYYEEHGSFLGDHELVWGPEGLQESEAHLLGEVEGQDVLEIGCGAAQGARWVASAGGRVVATDLSSGMLTQAHAIDAGSDSPRPVYVQCDACALPFADGSFDIAFSAYGAVPFVADSAILMHEVARVLRPGGRWVFSVTHPLRWAFPDSPDVAGLTVHRSYFDRTPYVERLDSKVVYAEHHRTLADRVAELLQAGFSLTGVLEPEWPEGNERTWGGWSPLRGRLIPGTLILSAERLESDVHHK, encoded by the coding sequence ATGACGACCGACGACCGTCAACTCGACGGATTTTCCCTGCAGGACGCTGGATACGGACCTGCAGGCCAAGCCGAGAGCATCGCAGGGAACAGGCAGTGGTGGGACAGCGAAGCCGCCGGATATTACGAAGAGCACGGGTCTTTCCTGGGCGATCACGAACTTGTCTGGGGACCCGAGGGCCTCCAGGAGTCCGAAGCACATCTGCTCGGCGAGGTCGAAGGACAGGACGTCCTCGAGATCGGATGTGGAGCAGCACAAGGTGCCCGATGGGTGGCTTCCGCCGGAGGACGCGTCGTGGCCACGGACCTCTCCAGCGGGATGCTGACCCAAGCCCATGCCATTGACGCAGGCTCCGACTCGCCACGCCCGGTCTACGTGCAGTGTGACGCCTGCGCGCTCCCCTTCGCCGACGGATCCTTCGACATCGCCTTCTCCGCCTATGGGGCAGTCCCTTTCGTCGCGGACAGCGCGATCCTCATGCACGAAGTCGCTCGTGTCCTCCGGCCAGGTGGACGATGGGTCTTTTCCGTGACGCACCCCTTACGTTGGGCTTTCCCGGACTCTCCAGACGTAGCCGGACTCACCGTCCATCGTTCTTACTTCGACCGCACCCCTTATGTGGAACGCCTTGATTCGAAAGTGGTGTACGCCGAGCATCACCGCACCCTGGCAGACCGGGTCGCCGAACTTCTCCAAGCAGGATTTTCCCTGACCGGGGTCCTCGAACCGGAATGGCCAGAGGGAAACGAACGAACTTGGGGTGGCTGGTCACCCCTTCGAGGACGGCTCATCCCAGGAACGCTCATCCTGAGTGCAGAACGCCTCGAGTCTGATGTACACCACAAGTGA
- a CDS encoding glycerophosphodiester phosphodiesterase family protein, producing the protein MESVIGMSVQKPWQRESLDVQAHAGAQGYYVGNTWSAFEEAVRCGASNMELDVRVTEDGVPVIWHDMEITPREVRAQDKRLYGCRIDELSFDRLRQVEVGGVLDPQFPGQRRGQDLNILKLSDLFIRLSRISPEVWFTVEVKLESFDSRQTDRRRMIVDAVLAAIDAGGVQERVTMHSFDWECLTVVAERAPDLPRSALVAHGETWIPGSPHVGERVYELNGGDAALAAYRLGAQVIAPRFRAEDGRIVVDKALVDRAHSLGLAVVPWTVDAAGEQTSLIRAGVDGIVTNYPDRLCGITIEPR; encoded by the coding sequence ATGGAGAGTGTTATCGGCATGTCAGTGCAAAAACCTTGGCAGCGAGAATCTCTTGACGTTCAAGCTCATGCTGGAGCGCAGGGATACTACGTAGGAAACACCTGGTCGGCTTTTGAAGAAGCAGTTCGTTGCGGCGCATCGAACATGGAACTCGATGTTCGGGTCACCGAAGATGGAGTTCCGGTGATCTGGCACGACATGGAGATCACACCACGAGAAGTCCGGGCCCAGGATAAGCGCCTCTACGGATGTCGAATCGACGAGTTATCCTTTGATCGCTTACGCCAGGTTGAAGTTGGTGGGGTCCTTGACCCTCAATTTCCTGGGCAGCGCCGTGGCCAGGACCTGAATATATTGAAGTTGTCAGATCTTTTTATCAGGCTTTCGCGGATCTCCCCCGAGGTCTGGTTTACCGTCGAGGTCAAATTGGAGTCCTTTGACTCTCGTCAAACAGATCGACGACGAATGATCGTGGATGCGGTCTTGGCTGCCATCGATGCCGGAGGTGTTCAGGAGCGAGTAACCATGCACAGCTTCGACTGGGAGTGTTTGACAGTCGTGGCTGAACGGGCACCGGACCTTCCCCGGTCGGCTTTAGTCGCTCATGGCGAGACCTGGATCCCGGGAAGTCCTCACGTCGGAGAACGCGTTTACGAGCTGAACGGAGGCGATGCCGCTTTGGCTGCTTATCGGCTCGGAGCGCAGGTGATCGCGCCTCGATTCCGCGCCGAGGACGGACGAATCGTTGTCGATAAGGCTCTGGTCGACCGGGCACATTCGTTGGGATTAGCGGTGGTCCCCTGGACCGTAGACGCAGCAGGGGAACAGACTTCCCTGATCAGGGCCGGCGTCGACGGGATCGTGACCAACTATCCAGATCGGCTTTGCGGAATCACAATCGAACCACGCTGA
- a CDS encoding response regulator: MTDTPSNPIPTPPPSAAATTEPAAEKPSGLLRVVVAEDEALIRLDLAEMLTDSGYEVVGQASDGEHALELSRQHRPDLVILDVKMPVMDGITAAEVIGKERIAPCVMLTAFSDRDLVERARDAGVMAYVVKPFTIDDLRPALDIARSRWVELHALEAEIADLGERLETRKAVDRAKGVLMEQMGLTESEAFRWIQKTAMDRRLGMREVAQLVVDGLPGGKKKR; encoded by the coding sequence GTGACCGACACACCTTCCAATCCCATCCCCACACCACCGCCGTCTGCTGCAGCCACTACAGAGCCTGCAGCAGAGAAACCATCCGGACTGCTGCGAGTCGTCGTCGCCGAAGACGAGGCACTCATCCGGCTGGATCTGGCAGAAATGCTCACCGACAGCGGGTACGAGGTAGTCGGTCAAGCCAGCGACGGAGAGCATGCACTCGAGCTATCTCGTCAGCATCGTCCAGATCTTGTCATCTTGGACGTCAAGATGCCTGTCATGGACGGCATCACTGCTGCTGAGGTCATCGGTAAGGAACGGATCGCTCCTTGCGTCATGTTGACCGCGTTCAGCGACCGTGACCTGGTTGAGCGCGCTCGTGACGCTGGAGTCATGGCTTACGTGGTGAAGCCCTTCACCATTGACGATCTGCGTCCTGCTCTCGACATCGCGCGCTCACGTTGGGTCGAGCTCCATGCACTCGAAGCTGAGATCGCAGACCTCGGAGAGCGACTGGAGACCCGGAAGGCTGTCGACCGCGCCAAAGGCGTGTTGATGGAGCAAATGGGGCTCACAGAGTCGGAGGCCTTCCGATGGATCCAGAAGACGGCCATGGACCGCAGGCTTGGAATGCGTGAGGTCGCTCAGCTGGTCGTCGACGGTCTGCCCGGCGGTAAGAAGAAGCGCTGA
- the rpsA gene encoding 30S ribosomal protein S1 translates to MTASPATNEIAINDIGSEEDLLAAIDATIKHFNDGDIVEGVIVKVDRDEVLLDIGYKTEGVIPSRELSIKHDVDPGEVVTVGDEVEALVLQKEDKEGRLILSKKRAQYERAWGTIEKIKEEDGVVTGTVIEVVKGGLILDIGLRGFLPASLVEMRRVRDLQPYVGKEIEAKIIELDKNRNNVVLSRRAWLEQTQSEVRTTFLKELQKGQVRTGQVSSIVNFGAFVDLGGVDGLVHVSELSWKHIDHPSEVVEVGQEVTVEVLDVDMDRERVSLSLKATQEDPWQHFARTHAIGQVVPGKVTKLVPFGAFVRVDDGIEGLVHISELAERHVELPEQVVTVGTDIFVKVIDIDLERRRISLSLKQANDAAVATNEFDPTLYGMAAEYDEQGNYKYPEGFDPETNEWLPGHEAARERWEKQYADAHARWEAHRTQVEEALKADADAAVAGEAAPASYSSSAAATAAPAEGTLASDEALAALREKLTGN, encoded by the coding sequence ATGACTGCCAGCCCGGCCACCAACGAGATCGCGATCAACGACATCGGTTCGGAAGAGGACCTGCTCGCGGCGATCGACGCCACCATCAAGCACTTCAACGACGGAGACATCGTCGAAGGAGTGATCGTCAAGGTCGACCGCGATGAGGTCCTCCTTGACATTGGCTACAAGACAGAGGGCGTCATCCCCTCTCGTGAGCTGTCCATCAAGCACGATGTCGACCCGGGCGAGGTCGTCACCGTCGGTGACGAGGTAGAGGCCCTCGTTCTCCAGAAGGAGGACAAGGAAGGTCGTCTGATCCTCTCCAAGAAGCGCGCCCAGTACGAGCGCGCTTGGGGCACGATCGAAAAGATCAAGGAAGAGGACGGGGTCGTCACCGGTACCGTCATCGAGGTCGTCAAGGGTGGTCTCATCCTGGACATCGGCCTCCGCGGCTTCCTCCCCGCTTCGCTCGTCGAGATGCGTCGCGTCCGCGACCTCCAGCCCTACGTCGGCAAGGAGATCGAGGCCAAGATCATCGAGCTGGACAAGAACCGCAACAACGTGGTCCTGTCTCGCCGTGCATGGCTGGAGCAGACCCAGTCCGAGGTGCGTACCACCTTCCTCAAGGAGCTCCAGAAGGGCCAGGTCCGCACGGGACAGGTCTCTTCGATCGTCAACTTCGGTGCCTTCGTAGACCTGGGCGGCGTCGACGGCCTCGTTCACGTCTCCGAGCTCTCCTGGAAGCACATCGACCACCCCTCGGAGGTTGTCGAGGTCGGTCAGGAAGTCACCGTCGAGGTTCTCGACGTCGACATGGACCGCGAGCGCGTCTCCCTGTCCCTCAAGGCGACTCAGGAAGACCCGTGGCAGCACTTCGCCCGCACCCACGCCATCGGACAGGTCGTCCCGGGTAAGGTCACCAAGCTCGTTCCGTTCGGTGCCTTCGTCCGCGTCGACGACGGAATCGAGGGCCTGGTCCACATCTCGGAGCTGGCCGAGCGCCACGTGGAGCTGCCGGAGCAGGTCGTTACCGTCGGAACCGACATCTTCGTCAAGGTCATCGACATCGACCTCGAGCGTCGTCGTATCTCTCTCTCGCTCAAGCAGGCCAACGACGCTGCTGTCGCGACGAACGAGTTCGACCCCACGCTGTACGGCATGGCTGCCGAGTACGACGAGCAGGGCAACTACAAGTACCCCGAGGGCTTCGACCCGGAGACCAACGAGTGGCTGCCGGGCCACGAGGCGGCTCGCGAGCGCTGGGAGAAGCAGTACGCCGATGCCCACGCTCGTTGGGAAGCACACCGCACCCAGGTCGAAGAAGCACTCAAGGCGGACGCCGACGCGGCAGTCGCAGGGGAAGCAGCTCCGGCTTCCTACTCCTCCAGCGCGGCTGCCACTGCGGCTCCCGCCGAGGGGACGCTTGCTTCCGACGAGGCGCTCGCCGCTCTCCGCGAGAAGCTGACCGGCAACTGA
- a CDS encoding PaaI family thioesterase: protein MSASSPRSEGSQELLPLEETLLGAMGIEIVEASSERCVATMPVAPNRQPYGLLHGGANAALAETVGSIAAAHHASRHRRIAVGVELSCSHHRAVKSGSVRAVATPLHAGSSLATYAIQIEDDLQHLVCTARLSCMLVQPRTEKDQKG from the coding sequence ATGAGTGCTTCCTCACCACGATCTGAGGGTTCGCAGGAGCTCCTCCCCTTGGAGGAGACACTTCTCGGAGCGATGGGTATCGAAATCGTCGAGGCCTCATCAGAACGATGTGTCGCCACGATGCCGGTTGCTCCCAACCGACAGCCTTACGGGTTGTTGCACGGGGGTGCCAATGCGGCTCTCGCGGAGACGGTCGGGTCCATCGCAGCCGCTCATCACGCTTCCAGACACCGGCGAATCGCTGTCGGGGTGGAGCTGAGCTGTTCTCATCATCGCGCCGTCAAGTCAGGGTCGGTGCGCGCGGTCGCAACTCCGCTTCATGCCGGTAGCAGCCTCGCGACCTATGCCATCCAGATCGAGGACGACCTCCAACATTTGGTGTGTACAGCCAGACTGTCCTGCATGCTTGTTCAACCGCGGACGGAGAAGGACCAAAAGGGTTGA
- the polA gene encoding DNA polymerase I, whose protein sequence is MNRLLLLDGHSLAYRAFFALPAENFATSTGQHTNAVYGFTSMLINLLRTEEPSHLAVAFDLSRETFRAKEYPEYKAGRAQTPEEFRGQVELIQEVLDALGVPHIQVEAFEADDIIATLAASASTQSMETLIVSGDRDALQLVDESTTLLYPIKGVSELARMTPQAVTEKYGVAPDRYSDLAALVGESADNLPGVPGVGPKTAAKWLGKYGDLTGVLDAAQAGQIKGKVADSLRAHLDEVRRNRRLNQLVREVALPVSLDQTVRRPWDREKVHQVFDSLEFRVLRDRLFATLPGSEPVSEKAAEVKGKALDSAEVASWLARHGNAERIGVVVVGSWARGQGDADAIALSTSTEAAYIDLTTLDPDGDAALANWLADQVKAKCLHEAKPQIHALASRGYELAGIVHDTALAAYLVRPDQRSYDLADLVVRHLQRELHTEEKTAQQGMLDFVTDQGEAVQETMQRARAVLDLASALDTVLAETESLQLLSDIELPTVPVLTRMESIGIAVDRSVLSDLESEFAEKLAAAQGDAWSANDGEEVNLGSPKQLQVVLFEKKGLPRTRKTKTGYTTDAEALTDLFAKTGDPFLEALLRHRDAAKLRVTVEGLLKAVADDGRIHTTYMQTIAATGRLSSTDPNLQNIPIRTEEGRRIRSAFVVGEGFASLMSADYSQIEMRIMAHMSQDEGLITAYRSGEDLHRFVGARVFDVRPEQVTSAMRAKVKAMSYGLAYGLSAFGLSKQLSISTVEANSLMDAYFSRFGGVRDYLQSVVDTARRQGYTETMMGRRRYLPDLMSTNRQRREMAERMALNAPIQGSAADVMKSAMLKVDSALRQEELSSRILLQVHDELVLEVAAGEERKVEELVRREMGSAAALDVPLEVNVGSGRSWFDAEH, encoded by the coding sequence GTGAACCGACTCCTTCTCCTCGACGGACATTCGCTCGCCTACCGAGCTTTCTTCGCGCTGCCCGCAGAGAACTTCGCCACCAGCACAGGGCAACACACCAATGCTGTCTACGGGTTCACCTCGATGCTGATCAACCTGCTTCGCACAGAGGAACCCTCGCATCTCGCGGTCGCCTTCGACCTGTCCCGGGAGACCTTCCGGGCGAAGGAGTATCCGGAATACAAAGCCGGACGTGCGCAGACTCCCGAAGAATTCCGCGGCCAGGTCGAGTTGATCCAGGAAGTCTTGGATGCCCTGGGCGTTCCTCATATCCAGGTCGAAGCTTTCGAAGCCGACGACATCATCGCCACCTTGGCCGCCTCCGCGTCGACGCAGAGCATGGAGACGCTGATCGTCTCCGGTGACCGAGACGCGCTGCAGCTGGTCGATGAGAGCACCACGCTGCTCTACCCGATCAAGGGAGTTTCTGAACTAGCCCGAATGACTCCTCAAGCGGTCACCGAGAAATATGGGGTTGCACCCGATCGGTACAGCGACCTGGCGGCATTGGTCGGCGAATCAGCTGACAACCTTCCGGGTGTTCCCGGAGTAGGACCCAAAACCGCTGCGAAATGGTTGGGAAAGTACGGGGATCTCACCGGGGTCCTCGACGCGGCACAGGCTGGACAGATCAAGGGAAAGGTCGCAGACAGCCTTCGTGCGCACCTGGACGAGGTCCGGAGGAACCGTCGGCTGAACCAGTTGGTCCGTGAAGTGGCACTTCCAGTGAGCCTCGACCAGACGGTCCGCCGTCCTTGGGACCGGGAAAAGGTACACCAGGTCTTCGACAGTCTCGAGTTCAGAGTGCTGCGGGACCGGCTTTTCGCCACACTTCCAGGCTCTGAACCTGTCAGTGAGAAAGCCGCGGAAGTCAAGGGAAAAGCTCTTGACAGTGCCGAGGTGGCCTCTTGGCTGGCGCGCCATGGGAACGCGGAACGTATCGGTGTCGTCGTAGTCGGTTCCTGGGCCAGAGGGCAAGGAGACGCGGACGCCATAGCTTTGTCCACCTCTACCGAAGCGGCCTATATCGACCTGACCACTTTGGACCCGGACGGTGACGCAGCTCTGGCCAACTGGCTGGCGGATCAGGTCAAAGCCAAGTGCCTGCACGAGGCGAAACCTCAGATTCATGCGCTCGCTTCACGCGGGTACGAGTTGGCCGGAATCGTCCACGACACTGCGCTGGCCGCCTATCTCGTCCGACCGGACCAGCGCTCGTACGATCTCGCAGACCTGGTAGTGCGTCATCTCCAGCGGGAGCTACATACAGAAGAGAAAACGGCGCAACAGGGGATGCTCGACTTCGTCACGGATCAGGGGGAGGCCGTGCAGGAGACGATGCAACGAGCCAGGGCAGTCTTGGACCTCGCCTCAGCGTTGGACACTGTCCTGGCCGAGACCGAGAGTCTTCAGCTGCTGTCGGACATCGAGCTACCTACGGTTCCGGTCTTGACCCGGATGGAGTCGATCGGCATCGCCGTTGACCGGTCTGTCCTGTCCGATCTCGAATCCGAGTTCGCCGAGAAACTTGCTGCAGCTCAAGGGGACGCCTGGTCCGCCAATGATGGAGAAGAAGTCAACCTGGGGTCACCCAAGCAGCTTCAGGTGGTGCTCTTCGAGAAGAAGGGGCTTCCTCGAACCCGGAAGACCAAAACCGGTTATACGACAGACGCAGAAGCGCTCACCGATCTTTTCGCTAAGACCGGTGACCCTTTCCTTGAGGCGCTCCTTCGGCACCGTGATGCAGCGAAGCTTCGAGTCACTGTCGAAGGGCTGCTCAAAGCAGTTGCCGATGATGGCCGGATCCATACCACCTACATGCAGACGATCGCCGCGACCGGCCGGCTCTCTTCGACAGATCCGAATCTGCAGAACATCCCGATCCGGACCGAGGAAGGGCGCCGTATCAGGTCGGCTTTCGTGGTCGGAGAGGGATTCGCCTCGTTGATGTCTGCGGATTACAGCCAGATCGAGATGCGGATCATGGCACATATGTCCCAGGACGAAGGTTTGATCACAGCCTATCGGTCGGGGGAAGACCTGCATCGTTTCGTCGGGGCTCGAGTCTTCGACGTCCGACCTGAGCAGGTGACCAGCGCCATGCGTGCCAAGGTGAAGGCGATGAGTTACGGGCTTGCCTACGGTCTGTCGGCCTTTGGGCTGTCCAAACAGCTGTCGATCTCCACGGTCGAGGCGAACTCCCTGATGGATGCCTATTTCTCCCGTTTCGGGGGAGTGCGCGACTATCTGCAGTCGGTGGTCGACACCGCTCGTAGACAGGGATATACCGAAACGATGATGGGCCGCCGACGGTACCTTCCAGATCTGATGTCCACGAACCGACAACGTCGGGAGATGGCAGAACGGATGGCGTTGAACGCGCCTATCCAGGGATCAGCCGCCGATGTCATGAAATCAGCCATGCTCAAGGTCGACAGCGCGCTCCGACAGGAGGAGCTGTCCTCACGCATTCTGCTGCAGGTGCACGACGAACTCGTCCTGGAAGTGGCGGCAGGGGAGGAGCGCAAGGTCGAAGAGCTGGTCCGCCGTGAGATGGGCTCGGCGGCTGCACTTGATGTGCCCTTGGAGGTCAACGTCGGATCAGGGCGGAGCTGGTTCGATGCTGAGCACTGA